The following coding sequences are from one Gimesia chilikensis window:
- a CDS encoding DUF695 domain-containing protein produces MEDQWAVGQAEWEGHPLFVRFNTSVQDGHLKGEFPIKVGFALPFHTPSSEGLPGEDEMEQLGEIEELMEEYLGSDGVLVLVLTTGGMREVIFYVRPDTDIAGVHKRLMAEVTSHEVQCMGEKEPEWDSYYAFVGE; encoded by the coding sequence ATGGAAGATCAATGGGCCGTGGGCCAGGCTGAGTGGGAAGGTCACCCGCTGTTTGTACGCTTTAACACGTCCGTCCAGGATGGTCATCTGAAAGGCGAATTTCCAATCAAGGTTGGATTTGCCCTGCCTTTTCATACGCCCTCATCAGAAGGTCTGCCCGGTGAAGACGAGATGGAACAGCTGGGCGAGATCGAAGAGCTGATGGAAGAATATCTGGGTAGTGATGGCGTATTGGTACTGGTTTTGACCACTGGGGGGATGCGCGAGGTGATTTTCTACGTTCGTCCTGACACTGATATCGCAGGCGTCCACAAGCGGCTGATGGCGGAAGTTACTTCACATGAAGTCCAGTGTATGGGAGAAAAAGAGCCTGAGTGGGATTCCTATTATGCGTTTGTGGGTGAGTGA
- a CDS encoding tRNA modification GTPase: MNLQFDDTIVALASAPGAGAAGLIRISGREILPCLSACFEAETDWQQSTRSQRYPGTLQLAGSETRLPGALYYWPTSRSFTGQPLAEFHTVSSPPLLEAAIEQIASRGARMARPGEFTLRAFLAGRVDLMQAEAVLGVIDAHDHEELNLALSQLAGGVSTRIGRARIELLELLAELEAGLDFVEEDIEFIDRVTLVTRLEGIREFCEQLYADSAQRMESTGSLSLVLAGLPNAGKSTLYNALVGDAEAALVSDVAGTTRDYLVTPLNWKGQSIHLIDTAGLETGAHEISVSAQNFRQAQTQQADLVVWCTAADLTPEMSAEDSSQRDQLAAVRNVLTVRTKSDLSPVPVEADSIEADLEISVADGTGLEALQDQILERLSETHRGGRHLIGSTASRCRESLRAAGESLGAAEEAAELQLGEELVAIEIREALQHLGQIVGQVYTDDILDRIFSKFCIGK, encoded by the coding sequence ATGAATCTGCAGTTTGACGATACGATTGTGGCACTGGCGTCTGCTCCTGGAGCAGGCGCAGCCGGCCTGATTCGCATCAGTGGTCGTGAGATTCTACCCTGTCTGTCAGCCTGCTTTGAAGCGGAAACGGACTGGCAGCAAAGCACGCGCTCGCAGCGGTATCCGGGAACACTGCAACTGGCAGGTTCCGAAACCCGCCTGCCCGGGGCACTCTATTACTGGCCGACGTCGCGGAGCTTTACCGGTCAGCCGCTGGCGGAATTTCATACCGTCAGTTCTCCCCCTCTGCTGGAAGCCGCCATTGAACAGATTGCTTCCCGCGGGGCCCGCATGGCGCGGCCCGGAGAATTCACCTTGCGTGCCTTTCTGGCAGGACGTGTCGATCTGATGCAGGCCGAAGCAGTGCTGGGGGTGATTGATGCGCACGATCATGAAGAGCTGAACCTGGCACTCAGTCAGCTGGCGGGCGGTGTCTCGACCCGGATCGGGCGGGCACGCATCGAACTGCTGGAACTGCTGGCCGAACTGGAAGCAGGGCTCGATTTTGTCGAGGAAGACATCGAATTCATAGACCGCGTGACGTTGGTGACCCGTCTGGAAGGCATTCGCGAGTTCTGCGAGCAGCTGTATGCCGACTCGGCACAGCGGATGGAGTCGACCGGCAGTCTGTCGCTGGTACTGGCGGGGCTGCCTAATGCGGGGAAAAGCACACTGTATAATGCGCTGGTCGGGGATGCCGAAGCCGCACTGGTGTCAGACGTCGCAGGTACCACCCGCGATTACCTGGTGACGCCGCTGAATTGGAAAGGTCAGAGTATCCACCTGATTGATACCGCCGGCCTGGAAACGGGAGCCCATGAAATTTCAGTCAGTGCTCAGAACTTTCGTCAGGCACAGACGCAACAGGCGGATCTGGTGGTCTGGTGCACGGCCGCTGATTTGACGCCTGAAATGAGTGCCGAGGACAGCAGTCAACGCGATCAGTTGGCAGCCGTTCGCAATGTGCTGACGGTGCGTACGAAAAGTGACCTCTCCCCTGTCCCTGTAGAAGCTGATTCTATAGAGGCCGACCTGGAGATCAGTGTTGCGGACGGGACTGGTTTGGAAGCCCTGCAGGATCAGATACTGGAACGTCTGTCTGAGACGCATCGCGGGGGCAGGCATCTGATCGGTTCCACTGCGTCACGGTGTCGGGAAAGCCTGCGGGCAGCGGGTGAATCTCTGGGAGCCGCGGAAGAAGCTGCTGAGCTGCAACTCGGGGAAGAACTGGTGGCGATCGAAATCCGCGAAGCCCTGCAGCATCTGGGGCAGATCGTCGGCCAGGTTTACACTGACGACATCCTTGATCGTATCTTCAGCAAATTCTGCATCGGTAAGTAA
- a CDS encoding VOC family protein, whose amino-acid sequence MNAEHELNLETLELKAFVPAKDFEVSKRFYSDLGFQIPWSSDELAYLHCGNCTFLLQNFYVKSLAENFMMHLSVQNVDDWRAHVREQQIAETYGVTVTEPEQRPWRMRDFVLHDPSGVLWRIAENTD is encoded by the coding sequence ATGAATGCGGAACACGAATTGAATCTGGAAACGCTCGAACTGAAGGCCTTTGTGCCAGCGAAGGACTTCGAAGTATCCAAGCGCTTTTACTCGGATCTCGGTTTTCAGATCCCCTGGTCTTCGGATGAACTGGCCTATCTGCATTGTGGTAATTGCACGTTTCTGTTGCAGAACTTTTATGTCAAATCGCTGGCTGAGAATTTCATGATGCATCTCTCGGTTCAGAATGTCGACGACTGGCGTGCGCATGTGCGGGAACAGCAGATTGCCGAGACGTATGGCGTGACTGTGACTGAGCCGGAACAACGTCCCTGGCGAATGCGGGACTTTGTATTGCATGACCCCTCCGGTGTATTGTGGCGGATCGCGGAAAATACAGATTGA
- a CDS encoding universal stress protein, with protein MIEINKILIPTDFSEPSQAATQYAVELARKFDAQLHLLNVIEDPIVYMPMFESYALPPKEDFENFAKTRLENWILDEDKEGLDLVTHWVHGNPFVDILKYAKKEDIDVIVVGTHGRSFTAHLLLGSVAEKVVRKAPCPVLTVRPKGHQFIHPAQD; from the coding sequence ATGATTGAAATCAATAAAATCCTCATCCCCACAGACTTCAGTGAACCCTCTCAGGCCGCTACTCAATACGCTGTCGAACTGGCACGGAAATTCGATGCCCAGCTGCATCTGCTGAACGTGATTGAAGACCCCATTGTCTACATGCCCATGTTTGAAAGCTATGCACTTCCGCCCAAGGAAGACTTCGAAAACTTCGCCAAAACCCGACTCGAAAACTGGATCCTGGACGAAGATAAAGAGGGGCTCGACCTGGTGACCCACTGGGTACATGGCAATCCGTTTGTCGATATTCTGAAGTACGCGAAAAAAGAAGACATCGACGTCATCGTGGTCGGCACACACGGTCGTTCCTTCACCGCGCACCTCCTGCTCGGAAGCGTGGCAGAGAAGGTCGTGCGGAAAGCCCCCTGTCCGGTTCTGACCGTCCGCCCCAAGGGCCACCAGTTCATCCATCCGGCACAGGACTAA
- a CDS encoding sugar phosphate isomerase/epimerase family protein, which translates to MEKWPIGVFASVDAGLGVHFDVVQELGIPTIQIHAPHAETRSKELADEFMKKCNDAGIQLTCVFGGFEGESYADIETTKKTVGLVPAETRAARTEEMKEISDFAKQLGCDTVALHIGFVPEDRECDDYKDLVKTTQDLLDHVKVNGQNLNLETGQESADHLLDFIGDVARDNLKINFDPANMILYGTGDPIAALKRVGHLVGSVHCKDATWAPEDQRGVAWGAEVPLGDGDVGMGTYLRTLDEIGYTGPLTIEREIPEQRDQQKADIGKAVALLTELKEQLA; encoded by the coding sequence ATGGAAAAATGGCCTATTGGTGTATTCGCATCCGTCGACGCGGGACTGGGGGTACACTTCGATGTCGTCCAGGAATTAGGAATCCCCACGATTCAGATTCATGCACCCCATGCGGAGACTCGGTCGAAAGAACTCGCCGACGAATTCATGAAGAAATGTAATGATGCCGGCATTCAGTTGACCTGCGTCTTCGGTGGTTTTGAAGGTGAAAGCTACGCAGATATTGAAACGACGAAGAAGACCGTAGGGCTGGTTCCAGCCGAAACCCGGGCCGCCCGCACGGAAGAGATGAAAGAGATTTCCGATTTCGCCAAACAGCTGGGTTGCGATACCGTGGCGCTGCACATTGGCTTCGTTCCCGAGGATCGTGAATGCGACGATTACAAGGATCTGGTGAAAACCACCCAGGATCTGCTGGATCATGTCAAAGTGAACGGCCAGAATCTGAATCTCGAAACCGGGCAGGAAAGCGCCGATCATCTGCTTGATTTCATCGGCGATGTGGCACGTGACAATCTTAAAATCAACTTTGATCCCGCTAACATGATTCTGTACGGGACGGGCGATCCGATTGCTGCCCTGAAACGGGTTGGCCATCTGGTCGGCAGTGTGCACTGCAAGGATGCCACCTGGGCTCCCGAGGATCAACGCGGCGTAGCCTGGGGAGCAGAAGTGCCTCTGGGTGACGGTGATGTCGGCATGGGAACATACCTGCGGACTCTCGATGAAATCGGTTACACTGGCCCGTTGACCATCGAACGGGAAATTCCCGAGCAGCGGGATCAGCAGAAGGCTGATATCGGCAAAGCGGTCGCTTTGTTGACAGAGCTGAAAGAACAGCTGGCCTGA
- a CDS encoding SLC13 family permease, whose protein sequence is MIGDSSHTSESRIPFYGKLFSLIAFVIILNLPTPDDMSSAAQRLAAVTALMAILWMTQALPIAVTSLVPLFAFPLFGIQNPATVSQAYINQNIFLYMGGFIIALGIEKWGVHRRIALHTINVVGSSPRRVVLGFLFATGFLSMWISNTASTLLMLPIGMAIIGSMSELSLFDSNVDSSKAIRHFSVALLLGIAYSASIGGVTTLIGTPTNIAFQQIWLAQFPQGPQLSAGEWMIMVVPFGVTFIMITWLVLCWRMPSLSSSKTSSRDIIQEQIQKLGQPTRAEALMLFVFATTAILWVTRKPLIFGEWELLAGWEQLPIHFLKKWGIPADQASSWVHDSTVAMGMAILMFAIPARKSETGQTEYLMDWETAERLPWGVLLLIGGGFAIAGAFKSTELSDWVGHVFSQVIAGWPAWALVLAACLMLTFLTEFTSNIATVNTVLPILAATAVSLEIDPRLIMIPAAISASCAFTMPIATPPNAIVFASGKIKMSDMLTYGIILNLIGVFLLTAFMFFYFIPQMGIEPGTVPDWLHAR, encoded by the coding sequence GTGATTGGCGACTCATCACATACTTCAGAAAGCCGGATTCCCTTCTACGGTAAATTGTTCAGCCTGATCGCGTTTGTGATCATTTTGAATCTGCCGACGCCGGACGATATGTCCTCTGCTGCGCAGCGTCTGGCTGCGGTGACCGCGCTGATGGCAATCCTCTGGATGACGCAGGCACTACCCATTGCCGTTACCAGCCTGGTTCCGCTGTTTGCCTTTCCCCTGTTCGGTATCCAGAACCCGGCGACGGTCAGTCAGGCTTATATTAATCAGAATATCTTTCTGTATATGGGTGGGTTCATTATCGCATTGGGCATCGAAAAATGGGGCGTCCATCGCCGCATTGCCCTGCATACGATTAATGTAGTCGGATCAAGCCCTCGCCGGGTCGTGCTGGGTTTCCTGTTCGCGACCGGCTTCCTTTCGATGTGGATCAGTAATACCGCCTCTACGCTACTCATGCTCCCCATCGGCATGGCGATCATCGGTTCCATGTCCGAACTCTCACTCTTTGATTCCAACGTCGATTCTTCAAAAGCCATTCGCCATTTTTCAGTCGCGCTGCTGCTGGGCATCGCGTATTCCGCCAGTATCGGCGGTGTCACCACGCTGATCGGCACGCCCACCAATATCGCCTTTCAGCAGATCTGGCTGGCTCAGTTTCCGCAAGGCCCGCAACTCTCGGCAGGGGAGTGGATGATCATGGTTGTCCCGTTCGGGGTGACCTTCATTATGATCACCTGGCTGGTTCTTTGCTGGAGAATGCCATCGCTCTCCAGTTCCAAAACCTCCTCTCGAGATATTATTCAGGAACAGATTCAGAAGCTGGGACAGCCCACCCGCGCTGAGGCCCTGATGCTGTTCGTCTTCGCGACCACCGCTATCCTCTGGGTCACGCGAAAACCATTGATCTTTGGTGAATGGGAGCTGCTGGCCGGCTGGGAACAGTTACCGATTCACTTCCTCAAGAAGTGGGGCATCCCCGCGGACCAGGCGTCAAGCTGGGTCCACGATTCGACCGTTGCCATGGGAATGGCGATTCTGATGTTTGCCATTCCTGCCCGGAAATCCGAAACGGGACAGACCGAATATCTCATGGACTGGGAGACCGCAGAGCGATTGCCCTGGGGCGTCCTGCTATTGATTGGCGGCGGCTTCGCCATCGCGGGCGCTTTCAAATCGACCGAACTCTCCGACTGGGTCGGGCATGTCTTCTCTCAGGTAATCGCCGGCTGGCCCGCCTGGGCTCTGGTTCTGGCCGCCTGCCTGATGCTGACCTTCCTGACCGAATTCACATCGAACATTGCAACCGTGAATACGGTGCTGCCGATCCTGGCTGCCACCGCGGTCAGTCTGGAAATCGACCCCCGGCTGATCATGATCCCCGCAGCGATCTCCGCCAGTTGCGCGTTTACCATGCCGATCGCTACACCCCCGAATGCGATTGTCTTTGCTTCGGGAAAAATCAAGATGTCAGACATGCTGACTTACGGCATCATCCTGAATCTGATCGGCGTGTTCCTGCTCACCGCCTTCATGTTCTTCTACTTCATTCCGCAGATGGGGATTGAGCCGGGAACCGTGCCGGACTGGCTTCACGCTCGCTGA
- a CDS encoding sigma-70 family RNA polymerase sigma factor: MSEFTEMMRAVQAGDRESAEKMLPQVYDELRKLAAGYLANEPTGHARQATSLVHEAYLRLIGNDEDWNGEGHFFGAAAIAIRRILVENARARRSLKRGGNAVRLNLDEVLPSTLPEPVEDLIALDEALDRLSSVDPRATELVQLLYFSGLTLSQAAEVMGVSPRTADRLWAYAKAWLRREMRRNSEISEI, translated from the coding sequence ATGTCTGAATTCACCGAAATGATGCGTGCCGTTCAGGCGGGAGACCGTGAGTCAGCTGAAAAAATGCTGCCCCAAGTCTACGACGAACTCCGTAAGCTGGCTGCCGGTTATCTGGCGAATGAGCCGACAGGTCATGCGCGTCAGGCCACTTCCCTCGTTCATGAAGCGTATCTGCGGCTGATTGGGAATGACGAGGATTGGAATGGTGAAGGGCATTTTTTCGGGGCCGCCGCAATCGCGATCCGCCGCATTCTGGTTGAAAATGCACGGGCTCGCCGCAGTCTCAAGCGTGGTGGAAACGCGGTTCGTCTTAATCTGGACGAGGTGCTGCCTTCCACATTGCCTGAGCCCGTAGAAGATCTGATTGCGCTGGACGAAGCCCTCGACAGGCTCTCTTCAGTAGATCCCCGGGCCACGGAATTAGTGCAACTGCTTTATTTTTCTGGTCTTACATTAAGTCAGGCTGCAGAGGTGATGGGGGTTTCCCCCCGCACAGCTGATCGATTATGGGCCTATGCCAAAGCCTGGCTACGAAGAGAAATGCGGAGAAATTCAGAAATATCTGAGATTTGA
- a CDS encoding HD-GYP domain-containing protein, with protein sequence MIAEIQEKPELTHSDAAGNQETVAIRVEDLIVGRTIQNPIHDANGVLLLAEGSVITSRFKDLLRERKQSHVELHGDDAATVSLNALAGNPLVDGTSQGIFSTELTEKLDRLIESGSMFVANTGPALRDSMVVHGCKGYDQKHREHLFEQQKKFGESLDGMMRGALSGTTPSGSQITSMAASYLTQLTADADSVISVATEAGKDETLSQHCLQMSLLGMAIGAELNLDETNVRNIGLCGLVHDWGMVKVQAKIGKWRRKLDPLERMEMQKHPIFSLEMLEDVAGIPSIVPVVCYQVHEQPNGLGYPRQRSQKMIHLFARILNVAHCYVSLTSSREDRPALMPYAAMEHMLRLTNEKMIDSSAMRALLNLLSLFPVGSFVTLTDGSAARVIRRNGENYTSPIVQIIQTADGKQADPLDPNCIIDLRQSELEIDQALPTPGKDEIELTSELFYGQV encoded by the coding sequence ATGATTGCAGAAATTCAGGAAAAACCAGAACTCACTCACAGTGATGCAGCGGGAAATCAGGAGACCGTTGCGATTCGTGTAGAAGATCTGATCGTGGGACGCACGATTCAAAATCCGATCCATGACGCGAATGGTGTGCTCCTGCTGGCTGAAGGTTCCGTGATTACCTCACGTTTCAAAGATTTATTGCGCGAGCGCAAACAGAGTCATGTGGAACTGCACGGCGACGATGCTGCTACAGTGAGCCTGAATGCACTGGCGGGAAATCCGCTGGTCGACGGTACCAGCCAGGGGATCTTTTCTACTGAGTTGACAGAAAAACTGGACCGGTTAATCGAATCAGGGTCCATGTTTGTTGCCAATACCGGACCGGCACTCCGCGATTCGATGGTGGTACATGGCTGTAAAGGGTATGACCAGAAGCATCGCGAGCATCTGTTCGAGCAGCAGAAAAAGTTCGGTGAATCACTGGATGGAATGATGCGCGGCGCGCTGAGTGGGACGACTCCCAGCGGTTCTCAAATCACCAGCATGGCGGCCAGTTATCTGACACAGCTGACTGCTGACGCAGACAGCGTGATTTCCGTCGCAACAGAGGCGGGCAAAGATGAAACCCTGTCGCAGCACTGTCTGCAGATGTCGCTGTTAGGTATGGCGATTGGTGCCGAACTGAACCTGGATGAAACCAACGTAAGAAACATCGGCCTGTGTGGGCTGGTCCACGACTGGGGCATGGTCAAAGTACAGGCCAAAATCGGTAAATGGCGTCGCAAGCTCGATCCACTGGAGCGGATGGAAATGCAGAAGCATCCCATCTTTTCTCTGGAAATGCTGGAAGATGTGGCTGGGATTCCGAGTATTGTGCCAGTCGTCTGTTACCAGGTACACGAACAGCCGAATGGACTGGGTTACCCCCGGCAGCGAAGTCAGAAAATGATTCACCTGTTCGCCCGGATCTTAAATGTGGCCCATTGCTATGTGTCGCTGACCAGTTCCCGTGAGGACCGCCCTGCCCTGATGCCTTACGCGGCGATGGAGCACATGCTGCGTCTGACGAACGAAAAAATGATTGATTCTTCAGCGATGCGAGCCTTGTTGAACCTGCTCTCGTTGTTTCCGGTGGGAAGTTTCGTCACCCTGACGGATGGAAGTGCGGCTCGCGTGATCCGTCGCAATGGGGAAAATTATACGAGTCCGATCGTACAGATCATCCAGACCGCGGATGGCAAACAGGCCGATCCCCTGGATCCGAATTGCATTATTGATCTTCGTCAGAGCGAGTTGGAGATTGATCAGGCCCTGCCCACCCCTGGAAAAGATGAGATCGAACTGACATCCGAACTGTTTTACGGACAGGTTTAA